CTTCAATCAATACCAGTACCTGCTCCAGAACCTGCTCCCATTCCAGAACCCGAACCAGTGGAACCTCAAATTATCACTGGGGAAGTTGAAGAATTTTTCATACAAGTTAAACAAAATGAAGAGTTTAGTGTTAATCTAAATTTCCCATCATATAATAAAAATCATGTTAAAATATACGCATGTGTTATTAAAAGTAATGCTTTTCTTGGTGGAGGTTTTGAGAATTATGCTGTTGATAATTGTACAGAAGACATTTTAGTCTATGCAATTATATACCAACAACCAGTTTGGAGAAAAGTAACAACATTAACCCAACAGGGAATTTATCCATTAAAATACATGTTGGTTGGTGGATTAATACAAAACAAGTTCAAATGCTTAACCCCTGGGGAATATTGTCTTGCAATATTTGATGTTGATAACATAACAGGTAGCGGTTTATTAAGAAAAATTAATATTAGTGTAAAACCAAGTAATTTAACTGTCCCAAATATTGGTGTTTTGAAATTATCTAGTGAAGAATTAGACAGATTAAGTGAAGGCACATATTTTGTTCAATCATATTTAAAAGAAGTAACACCAGATACTTATGTTCGTGATTGGGGAAGAAACTTCCGTATAGGAGTATTTAACAATTCAATTGAAGCAAATCTATCTACAACTACAATAATTGATGAAAACGGTGTTGCACAAGAAGTAACTACTGATTCTACAGATTATGAAAACTTAACAATTGAAGAAATATACAACAATGCCTCATACTGGAGTCAATGTGTAAATGAAGTAAACACTTTTGAACAATTAACATCTGAGTTTATTTACGATGAGGATTATCCAGTATACATTCTTTTTGTTGGAGATTATATTGAAGGAAATCATAACCATTCATATATACAATTTACTCCACCTACAATTAAAGAAGCAGAATCCAATAATAATCAATGTATTTTCCCAATACCCATTAAAAAGATAATCTCTGATGATGCTTCACTTTCACAATTAAGTCTTAATTCATTTGAATCAAGTAATCCCATAAGGTTATATGATTTCGATACTAATGACATTGAAACAATTGAAAAAATTAGCATTCTTGGATTTCAAGTAAATATAACTTGTGATGTTACAGATAACGTTATATTACTTGTTAAATTAATAAATCCAAACGGAGTAACTGGTGAGAGAAGTATTCAAATAACAAAAAATACTGAAGACAGAATAATTTCACTTGGAGGAGCATTCGATTTATGGGGATTCGATGTGGCGGATCTTAAAAACCTTGATGACTGGGAATTAGAAATAATAATTTCAGACCCATGGGATAATCCAACAGAATCACTTTTAACTATTGAGCATGTTGAATTGATATTTTTTGTAAATAAAATCAAAGACTATCTTGTAAAATGTTATCTTAATGGTCAAGATACAAGTAATTACGGAATGTTTCTTGAAGAGGTGGATGTGCCTGCTGGTTTGAAAACTGATGTAAAATACTTAGATATTGAAGGTACGGATACAAATAATGCATACCGACAAAATATTAATAAAAAAGAAATTACTATTAAATTTGGCATTCATGGTTGTACTATTGAAGAAACAACAAACATGCTTAGACTTATAAGTAAATTATTCACCAACAAAAGAAATGAAATGAACCAACCAATACCAAATAACATAGAATTCAGCCATTATCCTGGAGAATATTGGCGTGTTATCATGGAAGATCCAATTGATAGTGATGTTAATAGTGTTGATTATAGTAGTACATTGAAACTTATTGTTCCGGATGGCACTAGTTTTAGTACACGTGAAACAGTAACATCTTTTGTTGGGAATATTAATTCAATTGCAAAAATATTTCCCACATTAGAATTAATTCCAGAACATGGGGTAAATCAAGTCACTATTCGTGAGTTGAATTCAAAACAAACAATGGTGTTGAATTACACTGATTTTACTGAAGGAGATATTATTAGAGTAGATTGTGAAAATCAAAAACTCTTTTTAAAACGATTTTCAACTGAACTTTCTGATCATGTTGAAACAAATATTAGTTCTGCTGTGGATTGGCATAGTGACTGGTTCAGTCTTATTGGTGCATATTATTTTGAATGTGAAAACGCAACATTAAGAACAGTTTCATATACTGAAAGAGGATGATTATAGTGTTGACTGTTGTTTTATTAGATCATGAAGAGAATTTCATTGATTTTCTTGATATTGATTTAATTAGTCTTGAAGAAACATGTGAAAAAAGGAAGTTAAGGACATTGTCTGTTGTTTATTTTGTTAGTGATTTTGAAACTGCAAAGAAAAACTTCAAAATGGGCAACAAACTATATATCGCTGGATATAAACAACTGAAACCATGTTTGTATGTTATTAATACTACTATTGAGCGTGATTATTATCAAGAGAACAACATTACTTTTGATGTAGAAGACGCACTTGTTGAATTAAATTATGTGCCATTATTCAGTCAACATGAAGCCACAACTGCAAATGGGTTCACAGTTACAAATGATGGAGTAATAACATTAGACAGAAATGCATTAGGGTATTGGTTTGGAGAATATTTCAATATTGGAATTATCCAGGACTGCTTAAATGACAAGTTATTGAAAATTCACCCGAAATCTACAATGACATTAATGGATCTATTACGATTTATTGAAGAGGAAACTTCAAATGTATTCCTAACAAGATATGAAAAAGATCCTTGTAAAAACATTATTCACAAGTATCTTGATTTTTTAAATCCAAATGACAGTGATAAATCGTGGGAAGTGGTTATTGATTATGATTATCCGTTAACTGAAGAAGATGTTAGTGTTAATGTTCCCGCTGATGAAACAATACAAGCTGGAGATAACACTATTGCACCTTTAACTCAAGTTAATCGTGTTTCTATTGAAGATTTGACATTAAGATTAGTACAACAAGAAAATATTCTTTTTGAAGAAACAGCTGAAAATCTAGGTTTTGACAATGACTATACAGACTATGAAATCACATTAAAATACAATAAACCAAATTTAAACATTGCTGTTTTAAAGGAAATGGAAAATGATGATGTATTGACTTCAAATACAGAAAATCAAACAAATATATCTATTGATTTATTTAATGATCTTGAGTTACAATTATATGATTCTACTAATAGTAGAATCGTTTTTCAATACAGTATTAATCCAACATTAGGAGTTATTCAAGAAGATATTCTTGAATTAGGCCGCAATACTGAGAATATAAACTTTGAATTAAATGAAACCGATTCATATAAAGGTATCGCACCAGTTTTAACAATTGAAGATTTAACACATACTCAATTGAACAATGTTATACAAGATTGGGTAAATCTTGAAGTTGAAAAGGGATCACTTGTTCCGATGATTGTTCAAAAAATCAATGCAAGTTCATATCCTTCACTGCCAGAAAATCAAAACAGCACCTACTGGTGTAAGGCTGTTAAAAACACAAATACTGAAGGAGTAGAGTATTATAAAGCTACTGCTTACTGGTATGCTCCATTTAATAAGAATGCTGGGGAAATATTTGTGGCAGATGATACTGATACTGGAGTTGAATATGATAGAATATTCATGAGATCCGACCTGGAACTAGATAAAAATGATACTAACAATCATGTAAAAATCGGAACTGTAGAAACATCTGATACTGATAAATTTGCAATATTCAACGATGTTTGCATGAAATTAAAAAACAAAAGAAACCCTGTGCTGAATATTGACGTTGATGTGGCAAATTACAAAAATGGATTATACAACAACTATGAAGTTCATGACAAAGTATATGTGAAAATTCCCACTTTTGAGAAACTTGTACTTGCAACTGTAAATAAAACAGTGAAAAACGCAAACAACATGGGAGTAAACAGTATTGAATTATCTAATTATGAAGTGAATACAAAAACAATTCAAACTGAAACTGCTTTAGCTGCTGAAAATGTCATTGTAGAATATCCAAAAAAAGTCGAATATAAAGTTACATTAGCAGATAAAGAAGAAAATCGATTATCTGGAAAATATGTTAGTGTTACATTATTAAAAGTTGAAGGAGGCAGTGTTTCTTATACTGGAACTACATATAATCGAAAAACAAATAGTAACGGAGAAATTAAATTAACTCTTGAATATGCTCCTGGAGAATATCAATTTGAAGCTAATTTTGGTGGAGATACAGAATATGAACCATCAACAATTACCACTCATGTAACTGTTACCGGTGTTTATTACTCTAAAACTAGTCAAAAAATTAAAATTGAAAACTTAAAATGGAGTAAGTATGGACATAGTCCAAAAGGAAAATATGTAACCAATAACGATTTAGGTTTGAAAGATCAGGAATCCAAAGGTGATTTAATAATTGCTATTGGAAAAGCAGTGACTAATGCTGATAAAAGTAAGTGGGGTAGTAAATTTATTGAAACTGTTTTTGAAAGAAAATGCTCATATTGTAATAGTGATAAATTATACTGGGGTTTTGAATGGGTTAAAAAAAGCGATACTGGTTATTTTAAACCAACAAAAACCACGGAAACTGGAGCAAAAACTGGTAGAATCATTTGTGCTAAGTGTGGTGCAAGTTACGATGTACTTGGACAAAGTGGAAATAAAAAACTAACAATCACCAAATCAACTAAAATTTCAAGCAAATCAAGAGTTAGTAACCTTAAAAAAGGAACTTTAAGCTTTGGTATTCTAAAAAAAATAGTTTCTAAAAAAGCTGGAAAAAATAATGGTAAAGTTATACCTCGAAGTTCATTTCAAAAAAGTCAAACTGGGAAAGTTGAATCTAAAGTAAAATCTAAAGCTAAAAGTATTGTTGGAGGTAAAACTGGAGTATTGGCAGTTAAAGAAATAGCTGCTTGGATTAGTAAAAATATTAAAACTGAAGACCGTACTGGATTCTATCAAAAGCCAGCTAGAACATTAGCGCGTAAAAAAGGCAATGATGCATGTAAAACAGATTTACTATTTCATATGTGCGATGCGGTTGGTGTGCAAGAAGCAGGAATTGGTGTTTATTATGTTTACAATCAAAAAGTAACCAAATCAAAGAAAAAAACCAAATCAAAAAGAAGTAAAAAGAAAACAAGCCATATTTTCGCTAAAATAAATGGTACCTGGGTAGATGTTTGCAAATCCCAGCCATGGGGACATTATCAGACAGGTTATGGTGCAGTTAAAAATGCAACATTAACCAGATATCCAATATTACCATTTAATCGAAAATATTAATATTAATATAAAAAGGAGGTTGTTTAAAATGACTAAATTTAGTAAAAAAGAAATGAAAAAAGCAGGAAAAACAATTCGTGAAAATATTAAAAAAGGAAAAGGATTAATCAGGACAATTAACATGACTGACATGTCTGGTAAAACACATAGATTAAATAAAGCAGATTATGCTGGATTATTTGAAGCTCAAAATGTGTTTATATTAAAAAATAATCGTTATCCAAACTATGTGACATTGAATAGTAAAGCAAATAACCCGTTAGTATTGAATTATCAAGATGATAAATATTCCTGCTGTGTAGCAAGTTTTAATATGGCTGTTCAAATGTTATACGGCTGGATTAATGAAGATAAAATTAAAAAAACTTTTAAAACTGATATTAATGGAACTGACCCAAGTAACATGATAATTGGTGCGAAAAATTTAGGTTATAACGTAAGTAGAATTTCTAGGAATTTTGCAGGAGTGAAACAAAGCTTAAACAAAGGGTATCCTGTTATTGCTCACATTCAAACCAAGAGTGCAAAGTGTTTAGGTTACCAAAATGACTATGGCCATTATGTCTTGATTTACGGAACTACTCCATCTGGAGCGTATAAAGTAGCTGATCCAACAAAAGGTTTGAAAGTTTGCAAAGCAAATGAGTTAGACAAAGCAACTAATGGTAGAAGTATTAATTATTATAGTGTGGGGATTTTATGAACAATAGAGAAGAAAGAGTTTATAAAGAAACAAGACTCCGTAATCTCGAAAGAAAATTCTCAAAAATGATTAATCATACTGACTTAGTAGATGAATGTAATGATTTGAAATATGAAATCGATAATTTGAAAAAAGAATTAAATTGTTAAATTTATTATAAGTATGTGACCTTAGATATTTCTCAATTGCATAATTTTTTTAAGGTCTGTTGAGTAATGAAGGACCAGGATAAAATATTGTCCTGGTCTATTTTTTTTATTTTTGTGTAATTGTAACATCTACATTTAATAATAATAACTTCCAATTTTTATATAGTGGGAGGAGGTAATTAAATGTAGAAGTTATTTTTACATAATACATTTCATATCTCCCAATATTTTTTTATTGTATAAATTTTATTTTTTTAGTCAATGCTATCAAGTGCTTGACTTAAATCATCAATTAAATCATTAACATCATCAAGACCAATAGATAACCGGATGAAGTCAGGCGTAACGCCAATTGCTTCTTGTTCTTCCAAAGTTAATTGCTGATGGGTTGTACTTGCCGGATGGATTGCCAAGCTTTTTGCATCACCAATATTTGCAAGAATTGAAAACAATTCTAATTTTTCAATTACTTTGCAACCGGCTTCCTCCCCACCTTCAACACCAAATCCCAAAACGCCTGCAAAATGGTCTTTTAAGTATTTCTTATTAATTTCATATGTAGGGTGTGATTCAAGACCAGGATAGATTACCCATTTAACTTTTGGATGAGTTTCTAAGAATTCCGCTACTTTTAGTGCATTTTCAGAGTGTCTTTTTACACACACATCAAGACTTTCTAATCCCTGAAGGAAAATAAAGCTGTGTACAGGAGATTGACTTGAACCTAAGTCCCTTAAAAGTCTTGCTCTTGCCCTAACAGTGAAAGTGACATTTCCAAGTTCAGGATCATCTCCAAATGCATCCCAAAATACTAATCCATGATAACTTGGATCTGCTTTTGTGAAATTTGGGAATTTTCCATTTCCCCAATTAAATTTCCCAGAATCTACAATATATCCTCCAACTGCAGTTCCATGACCTCCAACATATTTTGTTGCTGATGCTGCAATAACATCCGCACCATGTTCTAAAGGTCTGACCAAACCTACACCTACAGTATTGTCTACAATCAAAGGAATATCATGAGAATGTGCAATTTCTGCCAGTTTTTCAAAGGCAGGTACATCCAACTTAGGATTTCCAATAGATTCCACATAAATTGCTTTAGTTTTCTCATCTATCGCATCTTCAAATGCTTTTAAGCTTTGGGAGTTAACAAATTTAACATCACGTGCTAAATCTTTAAATGTATAGTTAAATAATTGATATGTTCCACCATAAAGGTTGTCTGCAGAAACAATATTGTCTCCAGGTTCCGTAACATTTAAAATTGCATATGAAATTGCCGCAAGACCACTTGATGTTGAAAGAGCTGAATTACCACCTTCAATAGAAGCAATTCTTGCTTCAAATACATCACTGGTAGGGTTTGTTAATCTGGAGTAAATTTGTCCAAATTCTTGAAGGGTGAATCTTCTTGCAGCCTCATCTGAGTCTTTGAATACATAAGAAGTTGTTTGATAAATTGGTACAGCTTGAGCTCCTGTTATCGGGTCTGGAGTTTGTCCTGCATGTACACCTAATGTTGGTAAAGCAAATTTTTTATTATTTCTCATTCCTGATCACCAAATTTTTTAATCACTATCCAACATGTTTAAACAAATTATACTTCAAACAGGTTTATTCTGTTTTCAATATAAGGTGTGTGCGAGTTTAAATTAAATTATATCACGTGTTATATAGTATCATATAACAATAGTTATTTTTTATATTTAAATGTTTTGTATGCAAAAAAACCTTTGAGAAAAAAAAAAACAATATAACTCGTGTTATGTAAATATGGCATTTGTTATTTTTGCTATATAAATATTTCCTGAATGACAGGGATTTTTCATATGAGGATATAATGTCTAACTGGACATTAAAAACAAATTTAAAGACAATAAACAGTTAAAATAAAAAAAGAAGAGAAATAATTCTCTTAATCATTAATGTCATAACCTAAATCCTGAAGGTTATTACGGATTTTGTCTGACAAATCATATTGTTTGTTAGCCCTCAGCTCTGATCTTACTTCAAAAATCAAACCAAGTAAATCATCTGCCCCGGCATTTACTTCTTCGCTCTTAAAACTAACTCCTAAAATATGAGCCGCATCATCTAAAAATGCTTTAATAGCTATCTTATCATCATCAGATAAATCATCTAGTTCATTTTTAGTATCATTGATTAGTCCAAAGACTGATGCAATAGCTTTTGGAGTATTGAAATCATCATCCATACTTTCAAAGAATTCTTTTTTATGAGATAATAAAACATCACTATCAGGTATGCTGTCGCATACTTCAACATCTAAAAGTTCATAATATTTTCTAATTCTATCCAAACTTCTTTCAGATTGGTGAAGCGAATCTTTTGAAAAGTCAATCGGACTTCTATAATGGGTAGATAAAACAAAGAATCTGAATGTATCTGCTTCATAATTTTCAAGTAACTGGCGAATTGTTATGAAGTTATGAAGTGACTTTGACATTTTTTCTCCATTTACATTTAAAAATCCTGTGTGTAACCAGTATCTGACCATTGGAGATTTTCCGGAAACCGCTTCCATTTGAGTAATTTCGGCTTCATGGTGTGGGAAAATCAAGTCAAGTCCTCCACCATGTACATCGTATTGCTCTCCAAAGTAAAGTTCGGTGATTGCAGTATCTTCAATATGCCATCCAGGCCTTCCATCACCCCATGGAGATGACCATACCGGTTCATCAATTCCAATACGTTTTTTCCAGAGCGCAAAATCCTGTCGGTTTTTCTTGGTAGTCTCGCCAATATCGCGATGAGATTCTAACTCTTCAACATTTCTGTTAGATAATTTTCCAAATTCCTCAAACTTATCTATTTCAAAGTAAACCCCGTCTTCAGTTTCATATGCAAATCCCTTATCAATTAATCTTTGAATTTGATTTAAGATTTCAGGCATGTGATCTGTTGCTCTTGCAAATAAGTTTACACCATCAACATGTAATTTATGCATATCTTCACGATATCTTTTTTCAAACTTACGAACAAGAACTTCAGAGGGAATTCCGCTTTCTTTAGAACGGTTGATTATTTTATCATCAATATCAGTTACGTTTTGAATGTAAAATACAGAATAACCCTTATATTCCAAGTATCTTTTAATTGTATCAAAGGAAATGTAAGTTCTTCCATGCCCAATGTGAGCATCATCATAAACAGTAGGACCGCAAACGAATAAGTTGACCCTATTTTTGTTAATAGTTTTAAAATCTTGTTTATTACGAGTTAAAGTTGAATAAATTTTCATTAAATAAACCTCGAAAAAAAAGTAATTGAAAAGGCAAGTGAGGGACTTGAACCCCCGTATTATGGTCTGCAGCCACACACCTAGCCACTCGGTAAACTTGCCACTAAAATTAATAGGATAATAAGTTATTGGTAATTAATAGTTAATAAATATTACTATTTTTTCCAATATTTTCCTATTTTGAATCAGACCCCATACATGTTTGACAGTCTTCTCCAAGTTCAGACTTATCAATATTTAGTTGCTCTAGAACATCACTTGTTTTGACATTTTTACATATATTGCAAGTTCTTGGAATTAAATCCACTTTTGTAGCTTCGCCTTCAGATAGCTGGCGGGCAAATTCTTTAATCATGTCCTTTACGTTATCATCCAGCTTAATTCCGCTGCCTCTTTTATCAGTGATATATTGAGACACTGCAGGTTGAGTTATATCCATTAGTTTTGAAACATCCTTTTGTTTCATATCTAAATTTAAAAGTTCCTTTGCTAATTCTGATCTGATTGCCGGTATTACATACCATACTACAATTTCACATGGTGGTTTCATTTTAATCACTATCTATTTTTAATAAATCTCCACAATCCTCATTTTCATCGGTTTTATCTTCACTAACACAAATTCCATTTTTATCCAGTAAAATTTGTATAAGTTTTTCATTATCTTCAATTTGCTTTTCTAAAGTTTTAATTGCACTGGCAACAGGGTCTGGAAGTTTGTTATGATCTAAGTCAACAACATGCCTTTTATGTTTACTTCTAACAATTCTTCCAGGAACACCAACACATGTTGATTCAGGCGGAACGTCTTTTAGTACAACTGCACCAGTACCTATTTTAGAATACTCCCCAATGGTAATATTGCCCATTATTTTAGCACCAGAACCAATAATGACACCTTTTTCAATTGTAGGATGCCTTTTGGTTTTTTGAGTTGTAGTTCCTCCCAGCACAACACCCTGATAAATTAATACATCATCACCGACAATTGCTGTTTCACCAACAACAATACCCATTCCATGATCAATAAAAACCCTATCGCCAAACTGTGCACCGGGATGTATTTCAATACCTGTAAGAAAACGAGAAAAAGTTGAGAGAACACGAGCTAAAAATTTTAATGAATGATTCCATAAATAATGACTAATTCTATGGAACAATATTGCATAAAATCCAGGATAACAGAAAAATACCTCAATTGTAGAACGCATTGCAGGGTCTTTTTCTTTGATTACCTTTACCTCACTTCTCAACCTATCAAACATATAAAATCTCCAAAGCCATATATCATATAATATATAACATATGGTATATATACTATTGGGAATATGATAAAGAGCTGATTGCAGTTTTTTTCTCTATCATGTTTTAACTAAGTACAGTATGAATATTATAGGAAATATGATTTACTTTTTCTTTCTCCAATGTTGATTATATTTCTTTTTTTTTTAGAAATGATGGTAGGTCATGAATGCACTGATTTTTTTATAATTTTTTTGTTTATTTTTCCAGATGTTTGTTAATATCTCTGGTGAAGCTGTATATCCTCGTGAATTATTGCTTAGGTTGATTTTGATGAGTGTTTTTGATGATGGATTGCCTTCTCGTGAAATTGATAGGAGAACAAGAAACGATGTCAGTTTATATGTATTTTGGCAGGAATGCAAAAACATTCTTTCAGAACAATTGCACGATTCAAGGTTGATAACCCTGATTTTGATTGGATAAATCATTTAAAACAACCATAAAAAAAATTGCAAAAGAAGAAAAACTTAGTTAAAATTCATCATGTAAGTTTAAACGACACTAAAATCAAAACAAAAATTTCAGTGAATAAATTAACAAATAAACAACAATCAAAATAATGAAACAACACTTAGAAGAAAGCAATGAACTAGATGAATAAGAAGATGATGAATTGAGTGAAAAATCTGGAAAATAGTGTTCAAAAACATTTAACTGATAAAGAAAAAATTCCCATCAAACTGTTGAAAAAATCAATAAATATATCTGATAAGGATAGAAACAAAGATAAATTAAAATCTTCCAGATGGTGTGACACAATTGTGGTTTTTTAATTTTTATTGGCATTTATGTGGTTATTTTACCATTTTGGTTTATTTCGTTCTATATTTTGTTTAGATTGTGTCCGATTGCATATAGTTTGAATTCCATGTTTGTATTTTTTTCCAGATATTGAGTGTTGGCAGAAATTATTGAGATTTAAATATTATTTAATTTTTAACCTATTTTCCTATTTTTATTAAACTTTGTTCAATTTTAATTCGTGAAAATTTTTTTCCATAAAT
This portion of the Methanobrevibacter sp. V74 genome encodes:
- a CDS encoding phage tail domain-containing protein; the encoded protein is MSSKTVYPSTISQSSSSNTKFREFTNLNNIKNNTSSYAISESDIASSSGTHNRPSTLTTKNYKAKIPTGSKITKITLEYAACYTGNLSIAGPSLDLLNVSASAKTGKALTKTMTKTSVSWKSNFNVSSVNSSNFGATINFPKNTKSDIGKVKIQYVRLIIEYNSPNFTLSAGKTKGMYTGDDFLVKLTCNNKGQTNGGTNVNITLPSGVSFVRQESGDGTISSSKVWNTNIGSKLSASVVFRVKITTDGNHNLSFKESATGHTASLNLQSIPVPAPEPAPIPEPEPVEPQIITGEVEEFFIQVKQNEEFSVNLNFPSYNKNHVKIYACVIKSNAFLGGGFENYAVDNCTEDILVYAIIYQQPVWRKVTTLTQQGIYPLKYMLVGGLIQNKFKCLTPGEYCLAIFDVDNITGSGLLRKINISVKPSNLTVPNIGVLKLSSEELDRLSEGTYFVQSYLKEVTPDTYVRDWGRNFRIGVFNNSIEANLSTTTIIDENGVAQEVTTDSTDYENLTIEEIYNNASYWSQCVNEVNTFEQLTSEFIYDEDYPVYILFVGDYIEGNHNHSYIQFTPPTIKEAESNNNQCIFPIPIKKIISDDASLSQLSLNSFESSNPIRLYDFDTNDIETIEKISILGFQVNITCDVTDNVILLVKLINPNGVTGERSIQITKNTEDRIISLGGAFDLWGFDVADLKNLDDWELEIIISDPWDNPTESLLTIEHVELIFFVNKIKDYLVKCYLNGQDTSNYGMFLEEVDVPAGLKTDVKYLDIEGTDTNNAYRQNINKKEITIKFGIHGCTIEETTNMLRLISKLFTNKRNEMNQPIPNNIEFSHYPGEYWRVIMEDPIDSDVNSVDYSSTLKLIVPDGTSFSTRETVTSFVGNINSIAKIFPTLELIPEHGVNQVTIRELNSKQTMVLNYTDFTEGDIIRVDCENQKLFLKRFSTELSDHVETNISSAVDWHSDWFSLIGAYYFECENATLRTVSYTERG
- a CDS encoding cysteine peptidase family C39 domain-containing protein, whose protein sequence is MTKFSKKEMKKAGKTIRENIKKGKGLIRTINMTDMSGKTHRLNKADYAGLFEAQNVFILKNNRYPNYVTLNSKANNPLVLNYQDDKYSCCVASFNMAVQMLYGWINEDKIKKTFKTDINGTDPSNMIIGAKNLGYNVSRISRNFAGVKQSLNKGYPVIAHIQTKSAKCLGYQNDYGHYVLIYGTTPSGAYKVADPTKGLKVCKANELDKATNGRSINYYSVGIL
- a CDS encoding O-acetylhomoserine aminocarboxypropyltransferase/cysteine synthase family protein; this translates as MRNNKKFALPTLGVHAGQTPDPITGAQAVPIYQTTSYVFKDSDEAARRFTLQEFGQIYSRLTNPTSDVFEARIASIEGGNSALSTSSGLAAISYAILNVTEPGDNIVSADNLYGGTYQLFNYTFKDLARDVKFVNSQSLKAFEDAIDEKTKAIYVESIGNPKLDVPAFEKLAEIAHSHDIPLIVDNTVGVGLVRPLEHGADVIAASATKYVGGHGTAVGGYIVDSGKFNWGNGKFPNFTKADPSYHGLVFWDAFGDDPELGNVTFTVRARARLLRDLGSSQSPVHSFIFLQGLESLDVCVKRHSENALKVAEFLETHPKVKWVIYPGLESHPTYEINKKYLKDHFAGVLGFGVEGGEEAGCKVIEKLELFSILANIGDAKSLAIHPASTTHQQLTLEEQEAIGVTPDFIRLSIGLDDVNDLIDDLSQALDSID
- the cysS gene encoding cysteine--tRNA ligase — protein: MKIYSTLTRNKQDFKTINKNRVNLFVCGPTVYDDAHIGHGRTYISFDTIKRYLEYKGYSVFYIQNVTDIDDKIINRSKESGIPSEVLVRKFEKRYREDMHKLHVDGVNLFARATDHMPEILNQIQRLIDKGFAYETEDGVYFEIDKFEEFGKLSNRNVEELESHRDIGETTKKNRQDFALWKKRIGIDEPVWSSPWGDGRPGWHIEDTAITELYFGEQYDVHGGGLDLIFPHHEAEITQMEAVSGKSPMVRYWLHTGFLNVNGEKMSKSLHNFITIRQLLENYEADTFRFFVLSTHYRSPIDFSKDSLHQSERSLDRIRKYYELLDVEVCDSIPDSDVLLSHKKEFFESMDDDFNTPKAIASVFGLINDTKNELDDLSDDDKIAIKAFLDDAAHILGVSFKSEEVNAGADDLLGLIFEVRSELRANKQYDLSDKIRNNLQDLGYDIND
- a CDS encoding transcriptional regulator, yielding MKPPCEIVVWYVIPAIRSELAKELLNLDMKQKDVSKLMDITQPAVSQYITDKRGSGIKLDDNVKDMIKEFARQLSEGEATKVDLIPRTCNICKNVKTSDVLEQLNIDKSELGEDCQTCMGSDSK
- the cysE gene encoding serine O-acetyltransferase is translated as MFDRLRSEVKVIKEKDPAMRSTIEVFFCYPGFYAILFHRISHYLWNHSLKFLARVLSTFSRFLTGIEIHPGAQFGDRVFIDHGMGIVVGETAIVGDDVLIYQGVVLGGTTTQKTKRHPTIEKGVIIGSGAKIMGNITIGEYSKIGTGAVVLKDVPPESTCVGVPGRIVRSKHKRHVVDLDHNKLPDPVASAIKTLEKQIEDNEKLIQILLDKNGICVSEDKTDENEDCGDLLKIDSD